GGTAACAACGCGCTCTGAACTGCTTTACAAAGATCTGAGCAAAATAAGCGAGGCTGATAAAGTTCAAATGGGTGTGGGTCTGATGATATTTTGGCCAACACTTCTGATGCTCGAAGGCGGCGACGGGCCTAAGGCTGTGGAGTTCGCACAGTTAAAGGGCGAATATAACGCGCTGATCGAAAACGCCAAGGCAAAAGACTGCGGAATAGCCGCACAGTCTCCAGAAGAGCTGTTTAACAAATTTGATGAAGAAGTAAAAGCTGAACGAAATCGAGAGCGAAAGAAGCGAAAGCACTTTATAAAATAACGCCTGTAGATC
The Pseudomonadota bacterium DNA segment above includes these coding regions:
- a CDS encoding metal ABC transporter ATP-binding protein gives rise to the protein MRYLIIALCLAFIGACASDPKTIEASYVSPLKYADFGCVTIAKEIGMVTTRSELLYKDLSKISEADKVQMGVGLMIFWPTLLMLEGGDGPKAVEFAQLKGEYNALIENAKAKDCGIAAQSPEELFNKFDEEVKAERNRERKKRKHFIK